A genome region from Pangasianodon hypophthalmus isolate fPanHyp1 chromosome 11, fPanHyp1.pri, whole genome shotgun sequence includes the following:
- the si:ch211-1a19.3 gene encoding uncharacterized protein si:ch211-1a19.3, which produces MAGSKSSHAMRKIVVILLALWSIISLIIIVVWATSPDLKGASECNANLKTLKEKFAEEKEVWTKDRHALEELARQGRTNQSLLLTRIDQLKDQLQKLNQSLDSCLKHTDMLNANITVLMEEIDLHKAIEANLTANITQQQDVIELLRHNLTQTLIDLESCTNLQKAAEILQTTAEKQTQGCQSSKQFLQKQLDKCKSTPQTSSKNDGPPGPRSGVFLVGLLCISFLLIP; this is translated from the exons ATGGCTGGCTCCAAATCGTCACACGCGATGCGCAAAATTGTCGTCATTTTGCTGGCACTTTGGTCGATCATTTCACTCATCATCATAGTGGTGTGGGCCACCTCACCTGACTTGAAGGGGGCCAGTGAGTGCAACGCCAACCTGAAGACCCTCAAGGAAAAGTTTGCTGAGGAAAAAGAAGTATGGACCAAGGACCGGCATGCATTGGAAGAGCTGGCGAGGCAGGGCCGCACCAACCAGAGCCTGTTGCTGACTCGCATAGACCAGCTGAAAGACCAACTGCAAAAGCTCAATCAGTCTCTGGACTCTTGTCTGAAGCACACT gaCATGCTGAATGCCAACATCACTGTGCTAATGGAAGAGATTGATCTGCACAAAGCCATTGAGGCCAACCTAACTGCGAATATCACACAGCAGCAAG ACGTGATTGAACTACTGCGGCATAATCTGACCCAGACGCTCATTGACCTGGAGTCATGCACGAACTTGCAGAAGGCTGCTGAGATTCTTCAAACTACAGCTGAGAAGCAAACGCAGGGCTGCCAGTCCAGCAAGCAGTTCTTACAGAAGCAACT AGACAAGTGCAAAAGCACACCCCAAACTTCATCCAAAAATGATGGACCCCCTGGACCTAGAAGTGGTGTTTTCCTAGTCGGGCTTTTGTGCATCAGCTTTCTTTTAATACCAT AG
- the sid1 gene encoding secreted immunoglobulin domain 1: MIPKVALLFFFCITLLCFLWQNTTGILVKRGQNITLICPLKTKENIGIMTWYKQNPGQGVHLLLSYNFTVPPHVRYAEGINTRKYVVLPRNRPRAHPRLRILRAEENDTATYYCGYSEKVEEKNNKP, encoded by the exons ATGATTCCTAAAGTTGctctgcttttcttcttctgtatCACATTGCTCT GCTTTTTATGGCAAAACACCACAGGCATCTTAGTGAAACGGGGCCAAAATATCACCCTCATCTGCCCACTGAAGACCAAAGAGAACATCGGGATAATGACCTGGTACAAGCAGAATCCTGGTCAAGGCGTTCACTTGCTGCTGAGCTACAACTTCACTGTGCCCCCGCATGTGCGCTACGCTGAAGGAATTAACACACGCAAGTATGTGGTGTTACCCCGGAACAGACCCAGAGCCCATCCTCGGTTACGGATCCTACGTGCTGAGGAAAATGACACAGCAACGTATTACTGTGGATATTCAGAAAAAGTAGAGGAAAAGAATAATAAGCCTTGA
- the si:ch211-1a19.2 gene encoding uncharacterized protein si:ch211-1a19.2 — protein sequence MRAETLITGLLLLRISEFHSLSEGQLDPKIISFSRGVHLFVKGIHVKTVAPKLQILLPAGLWMETCDAAILTCIITGLHTKPTHITWKINKISVTQNHTTADIFMESDGTFTALGLFYPTPGHELKSDDLYRCEVEQGGITYYEEVWPFHCEQSL from the exons ATGCGAGCGGAGACCCTGATTACAGGCTTACTTTTGCTGAG aatttcagaatttcacagCTTAAGTGAAGGACAACTGGACcctaaaataatttcatttagtCGAGGTGTTCACCTATTTGTTAAAG GTATACATGTCAAGACTGTGGCTCCCAAACTACAGATCTTGCTACCCGCTGGACTTTGGATGGAGACGTGTGACGCCGCCATACTTACATGTATCATCACAGGATTACACACCAAACCAACACACATCACTTGGAAGATTAATAAGATCTCAGTGACACAAAACCACACCACGGCTGACATCTTCATGGAGTCTGATGGCACATTCACTGCTTTAGGGCTCTTTTACCCCACACCAGGTCATGAGCTGAAGAGCGATGACTTATACAGGTGTGAGGTTGAGCAAGGAGGAATAACTTACTATGAAGAAGTATGGCCATTTCACTGTGAACAGTCACTGTGA